One Candidatus Taylorbacteria bacterium genomic window, TGTCTTAAAGAAATTTCTGAAAGAAGGTGGAGAGGAGAAAGCGGAGCCACAGGACAAACTTACGATAAAGAAGAAAGATTTGGAGGGAAAGGAAGGGGAGATAGTGGTGCTTGCGCCGCAAGCATAAGAGCCCAATAATTGAATAACTGAATTTATGTCTACCCTGATAGAAAATTTAAAAGCGAAGCCGAAGAAAACGCGAAAAAGAATTGCTCTTGGGCTTTCGAGTCTGATAACCTTTGCAATATTTCTTTTCTGGATGGCAGCTTTGCCCTCCCGCGTTTCGCAAAGTTCTTATGCGGATGTGACGCCTTTTAAGAATTTACAGAGTAATGTGGCGGGTGTTGTCGGCGCTTTTCAGGACAGCTTCAAGGATTTAGGTGGCAAAACGCAAGATTAAACATACCAATATACGAATGAAGAAATATACTAATGGATACTAATAATTAAAGAAACTCTCTTCATTTCTCATTCGTTTTCATTTGTATATCGGTGTCAATTAGTATATTAGTATATTCAAAAAATGAAAGACAAACAAAAAACAAAAGACGCAGAACCGCTACTCCCGCGCCAGAGCATCATCTCTCGGAGCATCACCGCCGAGATGCGTGAGTCCTACCTCGACTATGCCATGTCGGTCATCACCTCGCGGGCGCTTCCCGATGTTCGAGACGGATTGAAACCTGTGCATAGGCGCATCTTGTTTGCCATGCACGAAAAAGGCCTCACTGCTTCGGCAAAATTTCGAAAATCAGCCGTGGTGGTCGGAGACGTTCTCGGTAACTACCATCCTCACGGAGACGTGTCGGTATATGACGCGATGGTAAAGATGGCACAGGACTTTGCTATGAGATACCCTCTTGTGTCTGGTCAAGGAAATTTTGGTAATGTCGACGGGGACTCTGCAGCTGCCATGCGATATACGGAAGCGAAAATGTCAAAAATTGCGAGCGAGCTCCTGAGGGATATCGAAAAAGAAACGGTAGAATGGAGAAGTAACTACGACAACACTCGAAAAGAGCCTACGGTGCTTCCGGCGGCAGTGCCCAATCTGCTTTTAAACGGCACTCTCGGTATTGCTGTCGGAATGGCAACCAACATTCCACCGCACAACTTGGGCGAAGTGGTGGACGCGACCTTAGCTTTGATTGAGGACAAAGACGCTACTCTGGAAGACCTTCTTCAACATGTGAAAGGTCCTGATTTTCCGACAGGAGGCATTATTTATGGACAGAAAGATATTCATCATGCGTACGCGAATGGCCGGGGCGGAGTAGTGGTAAGAGGCGAAGCTGAAATTGTCGAAAATTCGGGCAGTTCCTCCTCAATAATTATCACCTCGATTCCGTACCGTGTGAACAAAGCCGACCTCATCATGCACATTGCGGACTTGGTTCGGGAGAAAAAAATCGAGGGCATAAAGGGGCTCCGCGACGAGTCGACTGCCGACATGCGGATTGTCATTGACCTTAAAAACGGAGCGTATCCCCAGAACGTGCTGAACTACCTCTACGAACATTCTCAACTCGAAGAAACATTTCATTTCAACGTGGTGGCATTGGTCGCGGGCGTTCCTCAAACCCTTTCTCTGAAATCGATTCTTGAAGAATTTATTATCCATCGGGAAGTGGTGGTGCGTAAGCGGACTGAATTTGATTTGAAAAAAGCTCTGGAGCGGGAGCATATTCTTCTCGGGCTTAAGAAAGCTCTCGACCACATTGACAGAATCGTAAAGTTGATACGTGCGGCAAAAGATGTGCAGGAAGCTCATGCAGATTTGAAAAAAGAATTCAAATTCTCGGACATTCAGGCGACGGCTATTCTCGAAATGCGTCTTCAGAAGCTCGCCGGCCTTGAGCGCAAAAAAATCGAGGATGAACTTATGGTAACGCAGGCCCTCATCGGGTCTTTGAAAGAGTTGCTTGGCTCCGTGAAGAAAATCCGCGAAGTGATAGCTCGCGAGCTCAAAGAAATAAAAGAAAAATATTCGGACGACAGGAAGACCAAGGTGATAAAATCAAGTCCAAAAGATTTTTCACCCGAAGACGTTATTCCCGACACCGAGTCCGTGCTCGTGCTAACCGCGGGAGGCTATATCAAAAGGACAGAGCCAACCGAGTACAAAAGGCAGAAGCGCGGAGGCGTGGGGGTGGTGGACCTCGACACGAAGGAAGAGGATTTTGTCACTCATTTTCTGACAACGAATACCCACAGCGACCTACTTTTTTTCACCGACAAAGGCAAGGCGTATCAGATAAAAATGTATGATATTCCCGAAGGCAAGCGCGCCACAAAAGGGAAATCAATAATGAATTTTCTTTCACTTACCGCGGAAGAGAAAATCACCTCCATCCTGCCCATGCCAAAAGAGGTCAAGAAATCGGGCCTCTCACTTCTCATGCTCACCAAGGGAGGTATCGGCAAAAAAGTGCTTGGGGAGAGTTTTTACGATGTCCGCCGTTCGGGACTTATCGCAATCGGTCTATCAGACGGGGATGAACTTAAGTCGGTAAATTTTGTGGAAAAAGGCGACGACGCAATTGTGGCGACTTCGCTCGGTCAGTCAATCAGGTTCAAAGAATCCGATATTCGGGTAATGGGAAGAGGAGCTGGCGGAGTCCGCGCCATCAAGCTTAAAAAAGGGGATTCTCTCATCGGAGCCGATGTCATAAAGAAAGACTACAAAGAACCCGCGTTTCTTGTTATTTCCGAAAATGGATATGGAAAGAAAACCGATTTGTCCGAATACAAGACGCAAAATCGAGGAGGTTCGGGAATTAAAACGGCGAAAGTGACCGCAAAAACCGGTAAGCTCATCAGCTCAAAAGTGGTGGTGCCCAACGAGACCGAAGAGCTGGTGGCGATATCAAAAAAGAGTCAGGTCATCCGCGTCGCCATTCACGAAGTGCCTCTTCTCGGGCGTCAGACGCAAGGCGTTCGAATCATGAAGCTCCGCGAAGGCGACAATCTGGCAAGCGCAGTCAGCTTGTAAGCTTTTAGCTACTAGCTTTTAGCTATTAGCTTTTCTATAATACAGATGAACAAATTAATTTCTTAAAGCTAGAACCTAACAGCTAACAGCTTCAAGCTACCCATGTTCTCCGACCCCAAACACAACATTGAGCAATTAAATCTCGACCCGGGGATGGTTGTTGCAGACGTGGGCTCGGGCTCCGGCCATTATTCGCTGGAGGCCGCAAAAATTGTGGGCGATAAGGGAAAGGTATACGCCATTGACGTGCAAAAGGATTTGCTCGCGAGGCTCAAGTCGCACGCGGTAGCGGAGCACCTCCATAATATTGAAGTCATTTGGGGCAACGCGGAAAAGCCGGGCGGGACTCGAGTCAAGGACGCATTTGTCGATTTTGTATTCGTGTCAAATATTTTGTTTCAGGTTGAGGACAAGAAAACATTTGCCAAGGAAATCAAGCGGATTGTGAAGACGAACGGAAGAGTGCTGGTGGTTGACTGGGCGGATTCTTTTGGAGGCATGGGTCCGCAAAGGGAACACGTTGTCACGGAAGCGAAAGCCAAGGAACTCTTTCTGTCCGAAGGTTTGGCGTTTGAGCGAGGCATACAAGCCGGCGCGCACCACTACGGCCTCGTTTTCCGAAAACTGTAACGCGGAAGAATGTAACATGTAGCGTGTAACGCACGACGTCTGAAAATGCAATTTTCTTTTTCCTTTTACGTTACAAGTTACACGCTACACGTTACACATTCAAACAAGCTATACGTTTTTAATGTGAATGCGTTATAATAAGAAGGAATAAATAATAGTAACCACTTCTCAATCCCGATGGGTACCAAAACAAACACATTTCAAATTGTTCTCATCGGAGTTTTCGCGGCGTGCATCGTGATTGGAGTGATTGTGTTTTCTAAAGTTCGGGGCACGTCCGGTGTCGTTTTTTCACCCGTAACAATCTGGGGCACCATATCAAAGGAAGCCTTTGATAGTGTATATTCTGAAGTCAATCAGGCGAGAACAAAGAAGGAAGGAGCACTCAATGTAACGTACGTGCAAAAGGGCGAAGACAGTTTTGACCATGACTTCATAGAGGCGTTGGCCTCCGGAGTCGGTCCCGACGCCATCATTTTGGACCAGGGTATGTTGTTGAGGCATAAGGACAAAATTTTTCCTATTCCGTTTGAGAACTTTTCGCTCCGCGACTTCAAAGACGACTACATAGATGAATCCGAGCTCTTTGTGGACGACACGGGCATACTCGGACTCCCTTTCTTTATCGACCCGATGGTGATGTACTGGAACAGGGACACATTTGGCGGGAATGCGCTCGCTTCGCCTCCGCGACTGTGGACCGAATTTTTTGGATTGACGGAAAAACTTACGGAGAAGGACAGGAACAACAACATTTTGAGAAGCGCGGTCGCCTTCGGCGAATTTGTCAATGTGACAAACGCAAAAGATATTCTCTCCATGCTCTTTCTGCAGGCAGGCAATCCCATAACAAAAATAGATAATGGCAAGTTAAAAAGCTCTCTCAATAGTTCCACGTTTCTTTCCTCCGCCTCCGAGTCGGTGCTGACTTTTTATACAGAATTTTCCAATCCGTCAAAAGTATCTTATTCTTGGAATCGTTCGATGCCCGAATCGAAGAAGCTGTTTCTTGCAGGGGATTTAGCGCTCTACTTCGGGTTTGGAAGTGAGCTATCCGACCTGCGCGCGAAAAATCCCAACCTCAACTTTGACGTTGCTCCCGTGCCACAACCGAAGGATGCGAAGATTAAGGTAACGTTTGGAAGGATGTACGCGTTTGCAGTATTAAAATCCGCAAAAGATATTGCGGGAACATTTGGCTCTGTCTACGCTCTCGCTGACAAAAAGTTCCTTGTCCCTTGGGTTG contains:
- the gyrA gene encoding DNA gyrase subunit A, producing MKDKQKTKDAEPLLPRQSIISRSITAEMRESYLDYAMSVITSRALPDVRDGLKPVHRRILFAMHEKGLTASAKFRKSAVVVGDVLGNYHPHGDVSVYDAMVKMAQDFAMRYPLVSGQGNFGNVDGDSAAAMRYTEAKMSKIASELLRDIEKETVEWRSNYDNTRKEPTVLPAAVPNLLLNGTLGIAVGMATNIPPHNLGEVVDATLALIEDKDATLEDLLQHVKGPDFPTGGIIYGQKDIHHAYANGRGGVVVRGEAEIVENSGSSSSIIITSIPYRVNKADLIMHIADLVREKKIEGIKGLRDESTADMRIVIDLKNGAYPQNVLNYLYEHSQLEETFHFNVVALVAGVPQTLSLKSILEEFIIHREVVVRKRTEFDLKKALEREHILLGLKKALDHIDRIVKLIRAAKDVQEAHADLKKEFKFSDIQATAILEMRLQKLAGLERKKIEDELMVTQALIGSLKELLGSVKKIREVIARELKEIKEKYSDDRKTKVIKSSPKDFSPEDVIPDTESVLVLTAGGYIKRTEPTEYKRQKRGGVGVVDLDTKEEDFVTHFLTTNTHSDLLFFTDKGKAYQIKMYDIPEGKRATKGKSIMNFLSLTAEEKITSILPMPKEVKKSGLSLLMLTKGGIGKKVLGESFYDVRRSGLIAIGLSDGDELKSVNFVEKGDDAIVATSLGQSIRFKESDIRVMGRGAGGVRAIKLKKGDSLIGADVIKKDYKEPAFLVISENGYGKKTDLSEYKTQNRGGSGIKTAKVTAKTGKLISSKVVVPNETEELVAISKKSQVIRVAIHEVPLLGRQTQGVRIMKLREGDNLASAVSL
- a CDS encoding methyltransferase domain-containing protein — protein: MFSDPKHNIEQLNLDPGMVVADVGSGSGHYSLEAAKIVGDKGKVYAIDVQKDLLARLKSHAVAEHLHNIEVIWGNAEKPGGTRVKDAFVDFVFVSNILFQVEDKKTFAKEIKRIVKTNGRVLVVDWADSFGGMGPQREHVVTEAKAKELFLSEGLAFERGIQAGAHHYGLVFRKL
- a CDS encoding extracellular solute-binding protein, encoding MGTKTNTFQIVLIGVFAACIVIGVIVFSKVRGTSGVVFSPVTIWGTISKEAFDSVYSEVNQARTKKEGALNVTYVQKGEDSFDHDFIEALASGVGPDAIILDQGMLLRHKDKIFPIPFENFSLRDFKDDYIDESELFVDDTGILGLPFFIDPMVMYWNRDTFGGNALASPPRLWTEFFGLTEKLTEKDRNNNILRSAVAFGEFVNVTNAKDILSMLFLQAGNPITKIDNGKLKSSLNSSTFLSSASESVLTFYTEFSNPSKVSYSWNRSMPESKKLFLAGDLALYFGFGSELSDLRAKNPNLNFDVAPVPQPKDAKIKVTFGRMYAFAVLKSAKDIAGTFGSVYALADKKFLVPWVARENVAPPRRDMLSENPGNADLKVFYDSAIMSRGWLDPNVAETSLIFKDLVESISSGKLRISEAISRASQNLDSLIE